One region of Kogia breviceps isolate mKogBre1 chromosome 17, mKogBre1 haplotype 1, whole genome shotgun sequence genomic DNA includes:
- the TSPYL5 gene encoding testis-specific Y-encoded-like protein 5, protein MSGRSRGRKSSRAKSRGKGRAKGRVRATPDDAPRDPDPTRCQRLGEEIKAAQVHAGARWGGLETAAPVLPRRPGEEGACRLPLDCGLALRARAAGDRGQAAPTPGPGKATNLSERLVADTVFVGTVGTVGRPKNVPRVGSRRCPAGKKAPVTCSAVGRGSPAVAVGKPKKGTTGESASVSVVEEKKVEKDAGSGPPATDGSMDTLENVQLKLETMNAQADRAYLRLSRKFGQLRLHHLERRNLLIQNIPGFWGQAFQNHPQLSSFLNNQDKEVLSYLNSLEVEELGLARLGYKIKFYFGRNPYFQNKVLIKEYGCGPSGQVVSRSTPIQWLPGHDLQSLSQGNPDNTRSFFGWFSNHSSIESDKIVEIINEELWPNPLQYYLMSEGARAEKGKEGRPCPARQPVETPEPGVNKSN, encoded by the coding sequence ATGAGCGGCCGAAGTAGGGGTAGAAAGTCCTCTCGCGCCAAAAGCCGTGGCAAAGGCCGCGCCAAAGGCCGAGTCCGCGCTACTCCTGACGACGCCCCACGCGACCCGGACCCAACACGGTGCCAGAGGCTCGGGGAGGAGATCAAGGCGGCACAGGTGCATGCTGGCGCGCGTTGGGGTGGCCTGGAAACCGCTGCGCCCGTGCTGCCCCGCCGGCCCGGGGAAGAGGGAGCCTGCCGGCTCCCCCTGGACTGTGGCCTCGCGCTCCGGGCCCGGGCTGCGGGGGATCGTGGGCAGGCCGCACCCACGCCCGGCCCGGGGAAGGCCACAAACCTCTCGGAGCGCCTGGTGGCAGACACCGTCTTCGTGGGAACCGTGGGGACCGTGGGAAGGCCGAAAAATGTCCCCCGCGTTGGAAGTCGGCGCTGCCCTGCTGGGAAGAAGGCCCCAGTTACCTGTAGCGCAGTGGGGAGGGGGTCTCCGGCCGTAGCTGTTGGGAAACCGAAGAAAGGGACCACTGGGGAGTCTGCTTCCGTTTCAGTGGTAGAGGAAAAGAAGGTGGAGAAGGATGCAGGGTCAGGGCCTCCGGCAACAGATGGCAGCATGGATACACTGGAGAACGTCCAGCTGAAGCTGGAGACCATGAACGCCCAGGCAGACAGGGCCTACCTGCGGCTCTCCCGCAAGTTTGGGCAGTTGCGACTGCACCACTTGGAGCGCAGGAATCTCCTCATCCAGAATATCCCGGGCTTCTGGGGGCAGGCTTTTCAGAACCACCCCCAGCTCTCATCCTTTCTGAACAACCAAGATAAAGAGGTACTCAGCTACTTGAATAGCTTGGAGGTGGAAGAGCTTGGTCTCGCCAGATTGGGCTACAAGATCAAGTTCTACTTTGGGCGCAACCCGTATTTCCAAAATAAGGTGCTCATCAAGGAATATGGGTGTGGTCCTTCCGGTCAGGTGGTGTCTCGTTCTACTCCAATCCAGTGGCTCCCAGGGCACGATCTTCAGTCCCTAAGCCAGGGGAACCCAGACAACACCCGGAGCTTCTTTGGGTGGTTTTCAAACCACAGCTCCATTGAGTCTGACAAGATTGTGGAGATAATCAACGAGGAGTTGTGGCCCAATCCCCTGCAGTACTACCTTATGAGTGAAGGGGCCCgagcagagaaaggaaaggagggcagGCCATGTCCAGCAAGGCAGCCAGTGGAGACCCCAGAGCCTGGGGTAAACAAGTCCAATTGA